In one window of Haloprofundus halophilus DNA:
- a CDS encoding BolA family protein — MDLSEIERLIEASIEGADATVSRPRSPDENHEDAHFAAVVVSPAFEGKSLVQQHQMVYDALGERMTTDIHAMEIKTYTPDEYDGQ, encoded by the coding sequence ATGGATCTCAGCGAGATAGAGCGGCTCATCGAAGCCAGCATCGAGGGCGCGGACGCGACCGTGTCGAGACCGCGAAGCCCCGACGAGAATCACGAAGACGCCCACTTCGCGGCCGTCGTCGTCTCCCCGGCGTTCGAGGGGAAGTCGCTCGTCCAGCAACACCAGATGGTGTACGACGCCCTCGGTGAACGCATGACGACGGACATCCACGCGATGGAGATCAAGACGTACACGCCCGACGAGTACGACGGGCAGTAG
- a CDS encoding ABC transporter substrate-binding protein — MTDNDTPVSRRSYLKLTGLAGTAGVTALAGCSQGSDGDDGGNQSGNDSGNQSGGGDGDGGSGNQELEIVHWWTAGGEQDALNALLEGFQEEYPDASVNNNPAPGGAGSALDTVIRNRVLNENPPSTFQIWPGQALTPYTESDMLEDISDIWSGDMEDAYLQGVRDAAQSDGSYVAVPINIHRLNNLFYNVSVVEEAGVDMQSVDSPQALLDAMETISNNTDAVPMAHQTQSPWSSLQLWEAIFQAEQGIDAYLDFTQGNVSNHEQGVKDALSRLSSYSDHFNEDAGSITWDQGNSKVINGDAAMIHQGDWAAGQYDGADDFNYGEQWEHVPFPGTSGLYAVVTDSFVMPTNNPSPETTRQFLTYCGSVDAQERFNPIKGSIPPRTDVPNEPFGPFLQQQRQDFENSDAQPPTIAHGTAVSPDVKSSLEEAFAAFNENWDVDGAYDRIANSF; from the coding sequence ATGACCGATAACGACACACCCGTCTCTCGACGCTCGTATCTGAAGTTGACCGGCCTCGCAGGCACCGCTGGCGTCACCGCCCTCGCCGGTTGTTCGCAGGGAAGCGACGGCGACGACGGCGGCAACCAGAGCGGTAACGACAGCGGCAATCAGAGCGGCGGCGGTGACGGCGACGGCGGTAGCGGCAACCAGGAACTCGAAATCGTCCACTGGTGGACCGCCGGCGGCGAGCAGGACGCGCTGAACGCGTTGCTCGAAGGGTTCCAGGAGGAGTATCCGGACGCGAGCGTGAACAACAACCCCGCCCCCGGCGGCGCGGGGAGCGCGCTCGACACCGTCATCCGGAACCGCGTGCTCAACGAGAATCCGCCGAGTACGTTCCAAATCTGGCCGGGACAGGCGCTGACGCCGTACACCGAGAGCGACATGCTCGAAGACATCAGCGACATCTGGTCCGGCGACATGGAGGACGCGTACCTCCAGGGCGTCCGCGACGCCGCGCAGTCCGACGGAAGCTACGTCGCCGTCCCCATCAACATCCACCGGCTGAACAACCTGTTCTACAACGTCTCGGTGGTCGAGGAGGCCGGCGTCGACATGCAGAGCGTCGACAGCCCACAGGCGCTGCTCGACGCGATGGAGACCATCTCGAACAACACCGACGCCGTGCCGATGGCCCACCAGACGCAGTCGCCGTGGTCGTCGCTCCAGCTCTGGGAGGCCATCTTCCAGGCCGAACAGGGCATCGACGCCTACCTGGACTTCACGCAGGGTAACGTCTCGAACCACGAGCAGGGCGTCAAGGACGCGCTCTCGCGGCTGAGTTCCTACAGCGACCACTTCAACGAGGACGCGGGCTCCATCACGTGGGACCAGGGTAACAGCAAAGTCATCAACGGCGACGCCGCCATGATTCACCAGGGCGACTGGGCGGCCGGCCAGTACGACGGCGCCGACGACTTCAACTACGGCGAGCAGTGGGAGCACGTCCCGTTCCCGGGGACGAGCGGCCTCTACGCCGTCGTCACGGACTCGTTCGTCATGCCGACGAACAACCCGTCGCCGGAGACGACCCGCCAGTTCCTCACCTACTGCGGCTCCGTCGACGCACAGGAGCGGTTCAACCCCATCAAGGGGTCGATTCCGCCGCGGACCGACGTGCCGAACGAACCGTTCGGGCCGTTCCTCCAGCAGCAGCGCCAGGACTTCGAGAACTCCGACGCGCAGCCGCCGACCATCGCGCACGGCACCGCCGTCTCGCCGGACGTCAAGAGTAGCCTCGAGGAAGCGTTCGCGGCGTTCAACGAGAACTGGGACGTCGACGGCGCGTACGACCGCATCGCGAACTCGTTCTAA
- a CDS encoding HVO_2901 family zinc finger protein: MVGMNVLRESKGRDMLLCRKCGAEFPEGQATRDGWHYRCPEDDCDAEGLGEGLRRA; this comes from the coding sequence ATGGTCGGGATGAACGTCCTACGCGAGTCGAAGGGCCGCGACATGTTGCTGTGCCGAAAGTGCGGAGCCGAGTTCCCGGAGGGTCAGGCCACCCGAGACGGTTGGCACTATCGATGCCCGGAGGACGACTGCGACGCCGAAGGACTCGGCGAGGGACTTCGGCGCGCCTGA
- a CDS encoding AGE family epimerase/isomerase, producing the protein MTDRFRDPAWLRGHVADVLTFYYPTCIDETRGGFVAQLDEQTGRIYDADSRHLVSSARFVVNFARGARLDEAATGADAADADADALSWCRSAATRGVDFLADAHRDADTGGYHWLLSGSTPVDGRRSCYGHAFVLLAYAEATAAGVSGARERLEETVDVIDDRFWEDEHGLCRSELDADWNPVEPYRGQNANMHMCEAMLGAYEATDERRYLDRALTIARRMTVDLAEETGGRIWEHYTDAWEHDFEYNREKPDDQFRPWGYQPGHHAEWAKLTAALSRHGDEPRLRARATELFGAALDGWDDKYGGFYYTLDREGDPVVDDKYGWPVAEAIGAAAALSDVVDEGDRERYLEWYDRLWSYAESNLVAPGGNWYTKLTRENEYVDTDEGPAVEPGYHPVGACWEALRSLD; encoded by the coding sequence ATGACCGACCGGTTTCGGGACCCAGCGTGGCTTCGCGGCCACGTCGCAGACGTGCTGACGTTTTACTATCCCACCTGCATCGACGAGACCCGCGGCGGCTTCGTCGCTCAACTCGACGAGCAGACGGGCCGCATCTACGACGCCGACTCCCGACATCTCGTCTCCTCTGCGCGGTTCGTCGTCAACTTCGCCCGCGGCGCGCGTCTCGACGAAGCGGCGACGGGCGCCGACGCCGCCGACGCCGACGCCGACGCGCTGAGTTGGTGCCGCTCCGCGGCGACTCGCGGCGTCGACTTCCTCGCCGACGCCCACCGCGACGCCGACACCGGCGGCTATCACTGGCTCCTCTCTGGGAGCACCCCCGTCGACGGGCGTCGCTCCTGCTACGGCCACGCGTTCGTCCTGCTCGCGTACGCCGAGGCGACGGCGGCGGGCGTCTCCGGCGCACGCGAACGCCTCGAAGAGACGGTCGACGTTATCGACGACCGCTTCTGGGAGGACGAACACGGTCTCTGCCGGAGCGAACTCGACGCCGACTGGAACCCCGTCGAACCGTACCGCGGCCAGAACGCGAACATGCACATGTGCGAGGCGATGCTCGGCGCGTACGAGGCGACCGACGAGCGCCGATACCTCGACCGAGCGCTGACCATCGCGCGACGGATGACTGTCGACCTCGCCGAAGAGACGGGTGGGCGTATCTGGGAGCATTACACCGATGCGTGGGAGCACGACTTCGAGTACAACCGAGAGAAACCCGACGACCAGTTCCGGCCGTGGGGGTATCAACCGGGCCACCACGCCGAGTGGGCGAAGCTCACGGCCGCGCTCTCTCGACACGGCGACGAACCGCGGCTCCGAGCGCGGGCAACCGAACTGTTCGGGGCGGCGCTCGACGGCTGGGACGACAAGTACGGCGGGTTCTACTACACGCTCGACCGCGAGGGCGACCCGGTCGTCGACGACAAGTACGGCTGGCCGGTCGCGGAGGCCATCGGCGCGGCGGCGGCGCTGTCGGACGTCGTCGACGAGGGCGACCGGGAGCGCTATCTGGAGTGGTACGACCGACTCTGGTCGTACGCCGAGTCGAATCTCGTCGCCCCCGGCGGAAACTGGTACACGAAACTCACGCGCGAAAACGAGTACGTCGACACCGACGAGGGGCCGGCGGTCGAGCCGGGCTATCACCCGGTTGGAGCCTGCTGGGAGGCGCTGCGGAGTCTGGACTGA
- a CDS encoding class II fumarate hydratase translates to MSDDYRTERDSLGEMQVPADAYWGAQTQRAVENFPISGITFGRRFVRALGVVKKAAAQANRDLGLIPEEKADAIVEAADEVIAGDHDDQFPVDVFQTGSGTSSNMNANEVIANRAAELVGAEIGSREVHPNDHVNFGQSSNDVIPTAMHVSALEAVEKDLLPALEELAAALGEKEEEFDGVVKTGRTHLQDATPVRLGQEFGGYRTQIEKGIRRVEHTREHLSELALGGTAVGTGLNTHPEFPEKAAAYIAEETGVEFREADDHFEAQAAHDAMGEAHGALRTVAGSMNKIANDLRLLASGPRNGLGEIEQPENQPGSSIMPGKINPVVAEAVNQVHKQVVGNDAAVAAGAAEGQIDLNLYKPVLAHNFLESASLLSNSATVFADRFVRKLEANEEYAAEQVERSMALATALNPAIGYDKASKVAKKALAENKTVREVAVDEGYLTEEEADEVLDPERMTHRGILGDD, encoded by the coding sequence ATGAGCGACGACTACCGCACGGAGCGGGACAGCCTCGGCGAGATGCAGGTACCGGCCGACGCCTACTGGGGCGCACAGACCCAGCGCGCCGTGGAGAACTTCCCCATCTCGGGCATCACCTTCGGGCGACGATTCGTCCGCGCGCTCGGGGTCGTGAAGAAGGCGGCCGCGCAGGCGAACCGCGACCTCGGACTGATTCCCGAGGAGAAAGCCGACGCCATCGTCGAGGCCGCCGACGAGGTCATCGCCGGCGACCACGACGACCAGTTCCCCGTCGACGTGTTCCAGACCGGCTCCGGCACGTCGTCGAACATGAACGCCAACGAGGTCATCGCCAACCGCGCCGCCGAACTCGTCGGCGCGGAGATCGGCTCCCGCGAGGTCCACCCGAATGACCACGTCAACTTCGGGCAGTCCTCCAACGACGTCATCCCGACGGCGATGCACGTCTCGGCGCTCGAAGCCGTCGAGAAGGACCTGCTTCCGGCGCTAGAGGAGCTCGCCGCGGCGCTCGGCGAGAAAGAGGAGGAGTTCGACGGCGTCGTCAAGACCGGTCGAACGCACCTGCAGGACGCGACGCCGGTCCGCCTCGGCCAGGAGTTCGGCGGCTACCGTACCCAGATAGAGAAGGGAATCCGCCGCGTCGAACACACCCGCGAACACCTCTCGGAGCTGGCGCTCGGCGGTACGGCCGTCGGGACGGGTCTCAACACGCACCCCGAGTTCCCGGAGAAAGCCGCGGCGTACATCGCCGAGGAGACGGGCGTCGAGTTCCGCGAGGCCGACGACCACTTCGAGGCGCAGGCCGCCCACGACGCGATGGGCGAGGCCCACGGCGCGCTTCGGACGGTCGCCGGGTCGATGAACAAGATAGCGAACGACCTCCGCCTGCTCGCGTCGGGTCCGCGAAACGGCCTCGGCGAGATAGAGCAGCCCGAGAACCAGCCCGGCAGTTCCATCATGCCCGGTAAAATCAACCCGGTCGTCGCCGAGGCCGTCAACCAGGTCCACAAGCAGGTCGTCGGCAACGACGCGGCCGTCGCCGCGGGTGCGGCGGAGGGCCAGATAGACCTCAACCTCTACAAACCCGTACTGGCCCACAACTTCCTCGAATCGGCGTCGCTGCTGTCGAACTCGGCGACCGTGTTCGCCGACCGGTTCGTCCGCAAACTCGAAGCCAACGAGGAGTACGCCGCCGAACAGGTCGAGCGGAGCATGGCGCTGGCGACGGCGCTCAACCCCGCCATCGGCTACGACAAGGCGTCGAAAGTCGCCAAGAAAGCGCTCGCGGAGAACAAGACGGTCCGCGAAGTCGCCGTCGACGAAGGGTACCTCACCGAGGAGGAGGCCGACGAGGTGCTCGACCCCGAGAGGATGACCCACCGAGGCATCCTCGGCGACGACTGA
- a CDS encoding carbohydrate ABC transporter permease, whose amino-acid sequence MREFIFRLFGRGRRPPDSDGDARTEGGVGADGQARTDGGTVTKEQTVGRSRVQEALDSDLVGSLPFWLPPALLIGLFVYGAIGWNVLISLTDWSGLGQPDYDSLSFAMYEEMLSDPTFWTATQNTFVLLIVFTAVTLLLGLLLAILVDQKIRFENTFRTIYLLPMSLSFVVTAIFWSWMYNPEIGLINVGLRSLGLDFLAYAWLSDPRFSLGAVIFALMWQFSGYCMVVYLAGLRAIPTEQYEAARTDGASTLRMYRRVIIPQLRASTTSAAVVLMVFALKAFDFLFVLFGPTPGPSTDILSVMMFREAFRATNWAYGSAIATVLFVMALGVIGPYLYLQYSRGDL is encoded by the coding sequence ATGCGAGAGTTTATTTTTCGACTGTTTGGACGTGGCCGCCGCCCTCCCGACAGCGACGGCGACGCGCGGACCGAGGGTGGAGTCGGGGCCGACGGCCAAGCACGGACGGACGGCGGAACGGTGACGAAAGAACAGACCGTCGGTCGCTCGCGCGTACAGGAGGCCCTCGACAGCGACCTGGTCGGGTCGTTGCCGTTCTGGCTCCCGCCGGCGCTGCTCATCGGTCTGTTCGTCTACGGCGCTATCGGCTGGAACGTCCTCATCTCGTTGACCGATTGGAGCGGCCTCGGCCAACCCGACTACGACTCTCTGAGCTTCGCGATGTACGAGGAGATGCTGTCGGACCCGACGTTCTGGACGGCGACGCAGAACACGTTCGTCCTGCTCATCGTCTTCACCGCGGTCACCCTGCTGTTGGGGCTGTTGCTGGCGATTCTCGTCGACCAGAAGATACGGTTCGAGAACACGTTCCGGACCATCTACCTGCTGCCGATGAGCCTCTCGTTCGTCGTGACGGCTATCTTCTGGTCGTGGATGTACAACCCCGAGATCGGGCTGATAAACGTCGGCCTCCGGTCGCTCGGTCTCGACTTCCTCGCGTACGCGTGGCTGTCGGACCCGCGCTTCTCGCTCGGGGCGGTCATCTTCGCGCTGATGTGGCAGTTCTCCGGCTACTGCATGGTCGTCTACCTCGCCGGACTGCGGGCGATACCGACAGAACAGTACGAGGCGGCCCGTACCGACGGCGCGAGCACGCTCCGCATGTACCGCCGCGTCATCATCCCGCAACTGCGCGCCTCGACGACGAGCGCCGCGGTCGTGCTGATGGTGTTCGCGCTGAAAGCGTTCGACTTCCTGTTCGTCCTGTTCGGGCCGACGCCCGGCCCCTCGACGGACATCCTCTCGGTGATGATGTTCCGCGAGGCGTTCCGCGCGACGAACTGGGCGTACGGGTCGGCTATCGCCACCGTCCTCTTCGTGATGGCGCTCGGCGTTATCGGGCCGTACCTCTATCTCCAGTACAGCCGAGGTGACCTATGA
- a CDS encoding carbohydrate ABC transporter permease, translating into MSSQTANDSTSGIDFQRIGLYAVLAVMAAFYLSPLESGLMTAFKSQEAFIGSTPFVPPPPSGFTVEPWFEAWSRLQLGVFNSLLLAIPATALSAVFGSLAAYGLTNVNWRGQVAVIVLFVAGIFVPYQSVLVPLTQFWTMVGLDEILAAVPMLAERSGLIELIITHTAYGIPICTILFRSYYATIDPEMLEAARLDGATVARIYWKIILPLSVPIFAVTLIYQFTQIWNDLLFALVLLTSPGNQVVTLSLNQLQGSMVQQYNLQMAGAFVAALPTLVVYVLFGEQFAEGVAGET; encoded by the coding sequence ATGAGTTCACAGACAGCGAACGATTCGACGAGCGGTATCGACTTCCAGCGAATCGGACTGTACGCGGTGCTCGCCGTGATGGCCGCGTTCTATCTCTCGCCGCTCGAAAGCGGTCTGATGACGGCGTTCAAATCCCAGGAGGCGTTCATCGGGTCGACGCCGTTCGTCCCGCCGCCGCCGTCTGGCTTTACGGTCGAACCGTGGTTCGAGGCGTGGAGTCGCCTCCAGTTGGGCGTGTTCAACAGCCTCCTGTTGGCGATTCCCGCCACCGCGCTGTCGGCGGTTTTCGGCTCGCTCGCGGCGTACGGCCTGACGAACGTGAACTGGCGCGGACAGGTCGCGGTCATCGTGCTGTTCGTCGCCGGCATCTTCGTCCCCTACCAGTCGGTACTCGTCCCCTTGACGCAGTTCTGGACGATGGTCGGACTCGACGAGATTCTGGCGGCCGTCCCGATGCTCGCGGAGCGTTCGGGTCTCATCGAACTCATCATCACCCACACCGCCTACGGCATCCCCATCTGCACCATCCTCTTTCGGTCGTACTACGCGACCATCGACCCGGAGATGCTGGAGGCGGCTCGGCTCGACGGCGCGACGGTGGCACGCATCTACTGGAAGATCATCCTGCCGCTGTCGGTGCCCATCTTCGCGGTGACGCTCATCTACCAGTTCACCCAGATTTGGAACGACCTCCTGTTCGCGCTGGTGCTTCTCACCAGCCCGGGCAACCAGGTCGTCACCCTCTCTCTGAACCAGTTACAGGGCTCGATGGTCCAACAGTACAACCTACAGATGGCGGGCGCGTTCGTCGCGGCGCTTCCGACGCTCGTCGTCTACGTGCTGTTCGGCGAACAGTTCGCGGAAGGCGTCGCGGGAGAAACCTAA
- a CDS encoding ABC transporter ATP-binding protein — protein MAQLTLDHVTKVFDDNGTDIVAVDDVNIDLADGEFLVLVGPSGCGKSTTLRMVAGLESVTSGDIRLGDRVINDASPRDRDIAMVFQSYALYPHMTVRENMSFGLEESTDLSNDEISRKVTETAEMLDIGELLDRKPRELSGGQRQRVALGRAIVRDPEVFLMDEPLSNLDAKLRSGMRTELQRLQENLGVTTMYVTHDQTEAMTMGDRIAILDDGKLQQVATPLEAYHQPANQFVAGFIGDPSMNFFRMEVRDDRLVGDEFAYPISQRTRESIGGTEHVTLGIRPEDIELVSDADGDHDYETVVDVVEPMGNENNVYLNFSADSATTFVATIGGMRSVEAGQPVVVRIPESAIHLFDAESGEALQNRTLDELEDTEPQL, from the coding sequence ATGGCACAACTCACACTGGACCACGTCACGAAAGTGTTCGACGACAACGGAACCGACATCGTCGCCGTCGACGACGTGAACATCGACCTCGCCGACGGCGAGTTCCTCGTTCTCGTCGGACCCTCCGGCTGCGGCAAGTCGACGACGCTGCGGATGGTCGCCGGCCTGGAGTCGGTGACCAGCGGCGACATCCGCCTCGGCGACCGCGTCATCAACGACGCGTCGCCGCGCGACCGGGACATCGCGATGGTGTTTCAGTCGTACGCGCTGTACCCGCACATGACCGTCCGCGAGAACATGTCGTTCGGGCTCGAGGAGTCGACCGACCTCTCGAACGACGAGATATCGCGGAAAGTGACCGAGACCGCGGAGATGCTCGACATCGGCGAGTTGCTCGACCGCAAACCCCGAGAGCTCTCCGGCGGCCAGCGCCAGCGAGTCGCGCTCGGCCGCGCCATCGTCCGCGACCCGGAGGTGTTCCTGATGGACGAACCGCTGTCGAATCTGGACGCCAAACTCCGGTCGGGGATGCGGACGGAGCTCCAGCGCCTCCAGGAGAACCTCGGCGTGACGACGATGTACGTCACGCACGACCAGACGGAGGCGATGACGATGGGCGACCGCATCGCCATCCTCGACGACGGCAAGCTCCAGCAGGTGGCGACGCCGCTGGAGGCGTACCACCAGCCCGCAAACCAGTTCGTCGCCGGCTTCATCGGCGACCCGTCGATGAACTTCTTCCGGATGGAGGTGCGGGACGACAGACTCGTCGGCGACGAGTTCGCCTACCCCATCTCGCAACGAACCCGCGAGAGCATCGGAGGGACCGAACACGTCACCCTCGGCATCCGTCCGGAGGACATCGAACTCGTCTCCGACGCCGACGGCGACCACGACTACGAGACGGTCGTCGACGTGGTCGAACCGATGGGCAACGAGAACAACGTCTACCTGAACTTCTCCGCCGACAGCGCGACGACGTTCGTCGCGACCATCGGCGGAATGCGTTCGGTCGAGGCGGGGCAACCGGTCGTCGTGCGAATTCCCGAGTCCGCGATTCACCTCTTCGACGCCGAGAGCGGCGAGGCGCTGCAGAACCGGACGCTCGACGAACTCGAAGACACCGAACCGCAGCTCTGA